A genomic window from Neorickettsia sennetsu str. Miyayama includes:
- a CDS encoding UvrD-helicase domain-containing protein → MIEKVTDPNVSVWINSSAGCGKTTLLVRRAISLLVNKEKNILCITFTKVATAEMHNRIFAILGKLSAMNDTDMDEYLLSTINRTVKDRDYVRKLVYTADAFIQIQTLHSFCWQSIKMCDRRHLSKEIYEENQHMFCQLLARFIWERCQLSKKTAEKTTERKLHETLASLLSNFHLDYRKIIEKLKNDPLEQLATESIDILSAFTQFLEINQNISKHYISHNGIIETAIEMEIWNVYEIAAKIDHILLDEAQDNSIKQWYIISNLCRDFLIDETHNKSIFVVGDYKQSIYGFQGASPEMYLAFYDILKQRDPQNKLVQVKTAKSYRSSTAILQFVDSVFENIQLCKTSSEKIRHTTSRTEAPGYIEVIPLLQYGEVDAELQLAISIRETIQSWLKIGRTLKAKNRPVKGSDILILVAHRTNLVDHIYTQLTAINIPVNFTGKFTVKNNPLFELLINLGKFLIYKHDDEALITLLKSPIFAWSHSALLKLKAEKKKEWLFEQICATYAGKVLKRWLEFYGTTFDIYSQVLDARTVTTLAKYYGSETPYYIDIFLDNTLEHECIHDFIYIFSGEDATLKIKSKNENGVTISTVHGSKGTQSPIVFIVDSNYVPQNRDIFFFTEDGTPLLSSETHVRVVQEMRDVKKESIRYEHLRLLYVALTRAEDELYIMGIGKQAKKNSWYEACSNGIVKIGSQNQDGAYYYTNDLLYPIKIKQKVDKSDENPSLHRERDSNRRMKNTQELQNKESDLANSYEFPYKRDETFDNGIIDDDVTKVSEKTFQIIRGKLIHKILEYISKVEKAEKWMNLFLEEYSPELSNEQKNEIKRTVLLFLEKNHRADGKNEVEVYFDGKLLRMDNVKFEKDTITIRDYKTGKDKSVDLAIEKQMHRYKEAMQAIYPEKNVITEIIWL, encoded by the coding sequence ATGATAGAAAAAGTTACTGATCCTAATGTCTCAGTCTGGATTAATTCATCCGCCGGTTGCGGCAAAACCACCTTGCTTGTAAGAAGAGCCATATCATTACTGGTTAACAAAGAGAAGAATATACTGTGCATAACTTTTACAAAGGTAGCAACAGCAGAAATGCACAACCGCATTTTCGCTATATTAGGAAAGCTCTCCGCAATGAATGATACAGATATGGACGAGTATTTGCTTTCCACGATTAATAGAACTGTGAAAGATCGGGATTATGTCCGGAAACTTGTGTACACAGCCGACGCATTTATCCAAATACAGACATTACACTCCTTCTGCTGGCAATCCATTAAAATGTGTGACCGACGACATCTTTCAAAAGAAATATATGAGGAAAACCAACACATGTTCTGCCAATTACTGGCACGGTTTATTTGGGAAAGATGTCAACTTTCCAAGAAAACCGCAGAAAAGACAACCGAAAGAAAATTGCATGAAACGCTAGCATCTTTGCTAAGTAACTTTCACCTAGACTACAGAAAAATAATCGAGAAACTTAAGAATGATCCACTAGAACAATTGGCAACGGAGAGTATAGATATATTATCGGCATTCACTCAATTTTTAGAAATTAATCAAAATATCTCGAAACACTATATTTCCCATAATGGAATCATAGAGACTGCGATAGAGATGGAAATATGGAATGTTTATGAAATTGCTGCGAAAATAGACCATATCCTGCTCGATGAAGCGCAGGACAATAGCATAAAACAGTGGTATATCATATCTAATCTCTGTAGGGATTTTCTCATAGATGAAACACATAATAAGAGCATCTTTGTAGTTGGTGACTACAAACAGTCCATTTATGGGTTTCAGGGGGCGAGTCCCGAGATGTATCTTGCGTTTTACGACATACTTAAACAAAGGGATCCCCAAAATAAGCTTGTTCAGGTTAAGACAGCAAAGTCCTATAGATCATCTACAGCTATTCTACAATTTGTTGACAGCGTCTTTGAAAACATCCAACTTTGTAAAACATCCAGTGAGAAGATTCGCCATACCACAAGTAGAACTGAAGCGCCGGGCTATATAGAAGTAATACCATTGCTACAATATGGAGAAGTTGATGCAGAACTTCAACTGGCAATTTCTATAAGGGAAACCATACAAAGTTGGCTTAAGATAGGTAGAACACTTAAAGCAAAAAACAGACCTGTAAAAGGAAGTGACATATTGATCCTTGTTGCACACAGAACCAATTTGGTTGACCATATTTACACGCAACTTACTGCCATTAATATCCCGGTGAATTTTACAGGCAAATTCACAGTAAAAAACAATCCCTTGTTCGAGCTTCTCATAAATCTAGGAAAGTTTCTCATCTATAAACACGATGATGAAGCTCTGATCACACTTTTGAAATCTCCTATATTTGCCTGGAGCCACAGTGCTCTACTAAAACTTAAAGCTGAGAAAAAAAAGGAATGGTTGTTCGAGCAGATTTGTGCCACATACGCAGGAAAAGTACTTAAGAGGTGGCTTGAATTCTATGGCACGACTTTCGACATATATTCACAGGTTCTTGACGCAAGGACTGTCACCACATTAGCCAAATACTATGGAAGTGAAACCCCCTATTATATTGACATCTTTTTAGACAACACGCTCGAACACGAATGTATACATGATTTTATTTACATCTTTTCTGGCGAAGACGCGACTTTAAAAATCAAAAGCAAGAACGAAAACGGTGTTACTATCTCAACCGTTCATGGAAGTAAAGGTACGCAATCACCTATTGTGTTTATAGTGGATAGTAATTACGTACCACAAAATCGTGATATTTTTTTCTTTACTGAAGACGGAACACCACTCCTCTCATCTGAAACCCATGTTAGAGTCGTACAAGAAATGAGGGATGTAAAAAAGGAATCGATCCGATATGAACATCTGAGACTCCTCTACGTTGCCTTAACACGTGCGGAAGATGAATTGTACATTATGGGAATTGGCAAACAAGCCAAAAAGAATTCTTGGTATGAAGCATGCAGCAACGGAATCGTAAAAATAGGCTCACAAAATCAAGATGGAGCGTATTACTACACAAATGATCTCCTGTATCCTATAAAAATTAAACAAAAGGTAGATAAATCAGACGAAAACCCCAGTCTACATAGAGAAAGAGATAGCAACCGTCGCATGAAAAATACGCAAGAGCTACAAAACAAGGAAAGTGATTTAGCAAACTCATATGAATTTCCTTACAAAAGAGATGAAACATTTGATAATGGCATCATAGATGATGATGTAACAAAAGTTTCTGAGAAGACCTTTCAGATCATCCGTGGCAAATTAATACACAAGATTCTCGAATACATTTCTAAAGTTGAAAAAGCTGAAAAATGGATGAATTTATTCCTGGAAGAGTATTCTCCAGAATTATCGAACGAGCAAAAAAATGAAATCAAAAGGACGGTTTTGCTTTTTCTTGAAAAGAATCATAGAGCGGACGGTAAAAACGAGGTAGAAGTCTATTTTGATGGTAAGCTACTCAGAATGGATAATGTGAAATTCGAAAAGGATACAATAACGATTAGAGATTATAAAACTGGAAAAGATAAAAGCGTCGATCTTGCAATAGAAAAGCAAATGCATCGATATAAAGAAGCTATGCAAGCAATCTATCCAGAAAAGAATGTAATAACTGAAATAATTTGGCTTTAA
- the mnmA gene encoding tRNA 2-thiouridine(34) synthase MnmA, whose protein sequence is MQELAEIIPGKAYNDVKVMVAMSGGVDSSTVAAYLHRVGYKVIGVTLQLHNNFTSTQTNRKTCCAGSDIFDAKRVAAQFGFLHYVVNMEETFRKEVIENFAESYLKGETPVPCVKCNQTVKFRDLMKIAKSLSVDALATGHYVRRLTTTNGVELHKGIDPSKDQSYFLFNTTREQLEFLRFPLGNLKKSETRDLARKLSVDISEKPESQDICFVNGKSYADVIKKFRPDAQRPGKILSTDGEVLGTHNGTIHYTIGQRHGLQLSAPIPLYVVKIDAQNNIIIVGTRDKLQQRSLYVKEVNWLDRKELTAGLECEVKLRSGADTVKGYLYPNGELLKVSLAEEPKCAIAPGQACVMYHGSKVLGGGWIV, encoded by the coding sequence ATGCAAGAACTTGCAGAAATCATCCCAGGAAAAGCATATAATGACGTAAAGGTAATGGTTGCTATGTCAGGTGGTGTAGATAGTTCAACCGTTGCAGCTTATCTGCACAGAGTCGGCTACAAGGTCATAGGGGTAACATTACAACTTCATAATAATTTCACTTCCACGCAAACAAACAGAAAAACTTGCTGTGCAGGTTCGGACATATTTGACGCAAAACGTGTGGCAGCCCAATTCGGCTTTTTACACTACGTGGTAAATATGGAGGAAACTTTCAGAAAAGAAGTGATAGAAAACTTCGCAGAGTCATATCTCAAAGGTGAAACCCCGGTACCATGTGTAAAGTGTAACCAAACAGTAAAGTTTAGGGATCTCATGAAAATTGCTAAAAGCCTATCCGTCGATGCACTTGCAACCGGTCACTATGTAAGACGATTAACCACAACAAACGGTGTAGAGCTCCATAAAGGCATCGATCCTTCAAAAGATCAAAGCTATTTTCTCTTCAATACTACACGTGAACAACTAGAATTTCTCCGTTTCCCATTGGGAAATCTTAAAAAAAGCGAAACAAGAGACTTAGCTAGGAAACTAAGTGTGGATATCTCGGAAAAACCAGAAAGCCAGGACATTTGTTTTGTAAATGGAAAATCTTATGCGGATGTAATAAAGAAGTTTAGACCGGATGCACAGAGACCAGGAAAAATACTCTCAACAGATGGAGAAGTCCTTGGCACACACAATGGTACAATTCATTATACCATTGGACAAAGACACGGATTACAATTATCAGCCCCTATCCCACTATACGTGGTAAAAATTGACGCTCAGAACAACATCATAATTGTTGGCACACGTGATAAATTGCAACAACGTTCACTTTACGTGAAAGAAGTAAACTGGCTTGATAGAAAAGAATTGACCGCTGGACTAGAATGCGAGGTAAAGTTGCGTTCTGGCGCTGATACGGTAAAAGGATATCTTTATCCAAATGGTGAGCTCCTAAAGGTCTCCTTAGCTGAGGAACCCAAATGTGCTATAGCTCCTGGACAAGCTTGTGTTATGTATCATGGAAGTAAAGTATTAGGCGGTGGATGGATCGTATGA
- a CDS encoding zinc-finger domain-containing protein, protein MEKIIHYTSGTRVACYGEENSMHPLVYLDLQRDGRVTCPYCGAIFVHRGTNDDSET, encoded by the coding sequence ATGGAAAAAATTATTCACTATACATCCGGTACTAGAGTTGCGTGTTATGGAGAAGAAAATTCAATGCATCCACTTGTTTACCTAGATCTGCAAAGGGACGGGCGGGTTACTTGTCCTTATTGTGGTGCTATATTTGTTCACAGGGGTACAAACGATGACTCAGAGACGTAA
- the dnaQ gene encoding DNA polymerase III subunit epsilon: MTQRRKVILDTETTGLDMKNGDRVIEIGCVEVVDFRITGEIFHIYLNPEREISKEATRVHGITFEQLADSPKFIDIADDFLKFIDSSEIVAHNASFDIRFLNSELIRARQRRLIKLENVIDTLAMARKIFPGSPASLDALCRRFRISLEQRELHGALLDAQLLARVYIELSKGSQVSMSFLEGSSVSSEKKMFKEREKLIITPEESLEHSELIRRLKNPLWDEILMEE, encoded by the coding sequence ATGACTCAGAGACGTAAAGTTATTTTAGATACCGAGACCACGGGCCTCGATATGAAGAATGGAGATCGTGTCATTGAAATTGGCTGTGTCGAGGTGGTGGATTTTCGAATTACAGGCGAAATCTTTCACATTTATTTGAATCCTGAGCGTGAGATTTCAAAAGAGGCAACACGTGTACACGGTATCACTTTCGAACAACTTGCTGATAGTCCAAAGTTCATCGATATAGCAGATGATTTTCTAAAATTTATAGATTCATCAGAAATAGTCGCTCATAACGCAAGTTTTGATATCCGTTTTCTCAATTCTGAACTGATCCGTGCAAGGCAGAGAAGATTGATCAAATTGGAAAATGTTATAGATACTCTTGCTATGGCAAGAAAGATATTTCCGGGTTCTCCAGCTTCATTAGATGCACTATGTAGGAGATTTAGGATTTCACTTGAGCAGAGAGAGTTACACGGAGCTTTATTGGATGCACAGCTTTTAGCGCGTGTTTACATAGAATTAAGTAAGGGTAGCCAAGTCAGTATGAGTTTTTTAGAGGGATCTAGTGTAAGTTCTGAGAAAAAAATGTTCAAAGAACGTGAGAAGCTCATTATTACCCCTGAGGAGTCGCTTGAGCATAGTGAACTGATCAGGCGCCTTAAAAATCCTCTTTGGGATGAAATTTTGATGGAGGAATAA